Proteins from a single region of Lysinibacillus sp. JNUCC-52:
- the gpmI gene encoding 2,3-bisphosphoglycerate-independent phosphoglycerate mutase, which translates to MPKKPVALIILDGFAFRNETFGNAVAQAKKPNFDRFWNQFPHSTLIASGEAVGLPEGQMGNSEVGHLNIGAGRIVYQSLTRLNKSIREGDFFTNQAFLDAVAHVKAHNSKLHVMGLLSDGGVHSHYEHMFALLKLAKEQGLEDVFVHAFLDGRDVGPTTAIDYIEETEKQMATIGIGKFASIHGRYYAMDRDKRWDRVALSYNVLVDGVGQTAESAKGGVTESYEREVTDEFVIPFSIQEHGEPVATIDDNDAVIFFNFRPDRAIQLSKVFTNPTFDGFALSANHPQNVKFVSFTHYSDEVNAQVAYENDNLKNTIGEVLASNGKTQLRIAETEKYPHVTFFMSGGREEKFAGEERLLIASPKVATYDLKPEMSAYEVTDALLAEIAADKFDGIILNFANPDMVGHSGMLEPTIKAIEAVDECLGKVVDALLEKGGAAIITADHGNSDEVVTLEGNPMTAHTTNPVPVIVTKANLMLRNGGILADLAPTMLELLEVSQPIEMTGKSLIEKEEN; encoded by the coding sequence ATGCCTAAAAAGCCAGTAGCATTAATTATTCTAGATGGTTTCGCATTCCGTAATGAAACATTCGGGAACGCCGTTGCGCAAGCAAAGAAACCAAATTTTGATCGCTTTTGGAATCAATTTCCGCATTCAACTTTAATAGCTTCAGGTGAAGCAGTAGGGTTGCCAGAAGGACAAATGGGGAACTCTGAAGTTGGGCACTTAAATATCGGTGCGGGCCGTATAGTGTATCAAAGCTTAACGCGCTTAAATAAATCGATTCGCGAAGGAGATTTCTTTACGAATCAAGCATTTTTAGACGCAGTAGCACATGTGAAAGCACATAATTCTAAACTACATGTTATGGGCTTACTATCAGATGGCGGTGTACATAGCCATTATGAGCATATGTTTGCGCTATTAAAGCTTGCAAAAGAACAAGGGCTTGAAGATGTTTTTGTGCATGCATTTTTAGATGGTCGTGATGTTGGACCAACAACAGCAATCGACTATATCGAAGAAACAGAAAAACAAATGGCTACCATTGGTATTGGTAAATTTGCTTCCATCCATGGACGCTATTATGCGATGGATCGCGACAAACGTTGGGATCGTGTAGCATTATCTTATAATGTCCTTGTTGATGGGGTTGGACAAACAGCGGAAAGCGCTAAAGGTGGCGTTACTGAATCCTATGAGCGTGAAGTGACCGATGAATTTGTTATTCCATTTAGCATACAAGAACATGGAGAGCCAGTAGCAACAATTGATGATAATGACGCGGTAATTTTCTTTAATTTCCGACCAGACCGTGCAATTCAATTATCGAAAGTATTTACAAATCCAACATTTGACGGCTTTGCTTTATCAGCAAATCATCCACAAAATGTAAAGTTCGTATCGTTTACACATTATAGTGATGAAGTGAACGCACAAGTTGCTTATGAAAATGACAACTTGAAAAATACGATTGGGGAAGTGTTAGCCTCTAATGGTAAAACACAGCTACGTATTGCAGAAACAGAAAAGTATCCCCATGTGACATTCTTTATGAGTGGCGGACGTGAGGAGAAATTCGCAGGTGAAGAACGTCTTCTGATTGCTTCTCCAAAAGTAGCAACATACGATTTGAAGCCTGAAATGAGTGCTTATGAAGTAACAGACGCATTGCTTGCAGAGATTGCAGCCGATAAATTTGATGGCATTATTTTAAACTTTGCGAACCCTGATATGGTGGGACATAGTGGAATGCTAGAGCCGACAATTAAAGCAATCGAAGCCGTCGACGAATGTCTAGGAAAAGTAGTAGATGCCCTGCTTGAAAAAGGCGGAGCGGCTATTATTACAGCTGACCACGGTAACTCTGACGAGGTTGTAACGTTAGAAGGAAATCCGATGACAGCTCATACAACAAACCCTGTTCCAGTAATTGTGACGAAAGCAAATTTAATGTTAAGAAATGGTGGCATTTTAGCCGATTTAGCGCCAACCATGTTAGAATTATTAGAGGTGTCACAACCTATTGAAATGACAGGTAAATCATTAATCGAAAAAGAGGAGAATTAA
- a CDS encoding phosphoglycerate kinase gives MLNKKTMKDLDVKGKRVFVRVDFNVPMADGEITDETRIRAAIPTIEYLVEQGAKVILASHLGRPKGEVKEDMRLTAVGIRLAEILGKPVTKLDESIGEAVETAVANMQNGDIVLLENVRFHAGEEKNDPALAEQFAKLADVYVNDAFGAAHRAHASTEGIAKHIPAVSGFLMEKELDVLGKALSNPERPFTAIIGGAKVKDKIGVIESLLEKVDHLIIGGGLSFTFIKAQGHDIGKSLLEEDKIELAKSFIEKAQAKGVQLHMPIDAVVANEFSKDAETKVVDVDAIPADWMGLDIGPKTAAHYAEVIQNSKLIIWNGPMGVFELEPFANGTKTVADAMAATAGYTVIGGGDSAAAVEKFEVADKMDHISTGGGASLELMEGKELPGIVALNDK, from the coding sequence ATGTTAAATAAGAAAACAATGAAAGATCTTGATGTAAAAGGGAAGCGCGTCTTCGTACGTGTCGATTTTAATGTACCGATGGCAGATGGTGAAATTACAGATGAAACACGTATCCGCGCAGCCATTCCAACGATTGAATATTTAGTCGAACAAGGCGCAAAAGTTATTTTAGCGTCTCATTTAGGTCGTCCAAAAGGTGAAGTAAAAGAAGATATGCGATTAACTGCAGTAGGTATCCGCCTTGCTGAAATTTTAGGTAAGCCTGTTACTAAATTGGATGAGTCAATCGGTGAAGCAGTAGAAACAGCTGTGGCGAACATGCAAAATGGCGATATCGTTCTACTAGAAAATGTACGCTTCCATGCTGGTGAAGAGAAAAACGATCCTGCACTTGCCGAACAATTTGCTAAACTAGCGGACGTTTATGTCAACGATGCATTCGGTGCTGCTCACCGTGCACATGCTTCAACAGAAGGAATTGCAAAACACATCCCTGCTGTATCTGGCTTCCTTATGGAAAAAGAATTAGATGTATTAGGAAAAGCATTATCAAATCCTGAACGTCCTTTCACTGCGATAATTGGTGGCGCAAAAGTAAAAGATAAAATCGGTGTTATTGAGAGCTTACTTGAAAAGGTAGACCATTTAATTATTGGCGGCGGTTTATCATTTACCTTCATTAAAGCGCAAGGTCATGATATCGGTAAATCGTTATTAGAAGAAGATAAAATTGAACTAGCAAAATCGTTCATTGAAAAAGCGCAGGCAAAAGGCGTGCAGTTACATATGCCAATTGATGCAGTGGTAGCCAATGAATTTTCGAAAGATGCAGAGACAAAGGTTGTCGATGTAGATGCTATCCCAGCTGATTGGATGGGTCTTGATATTGGACCAAAAACAGCTGCACACTATGCAGAAGTTATTCAAAATTCAAAATTAATCATTTGGAATGGACCAATGGGCGTTTTTGAATTAGAACCATTTGCAAATGGTACAAAAACTGTTGCAGACGCAATGGCAGCAACTGCTGGCTATACTGTAATCGGTGGCGGAGATTCCGCAGCAGCCGTAGAAAAATTCGAAGTAGCTGATAAAATGGACCACATTTCTACTGGTGGCGGCGCTTCACTTGAATTAATGGAAGGCAAAGAGCTTCCTGGAATTGTGGCATTAAACGATAAATAA
- the gap gene encoding type I glyceraldehyde-3-phosphate dehydrogenase: MALKLAINGFGRIGRLVFREAMKHDEFEVVAVNDLTDAGQLAHLLKYDSVHGIYDADVNADEDSFVVNGKTVKVYAEKDPAQLPWGELGVDVVLECTGRFRSMEEVGKHIEAGAKKAILSAPAKGDMPTFVMGVNHEDYNPKTDDVISNASCTTNCLAPVAKILDEKFGIERGMMTTIHSYTNDQRILDFPHSDPRRARAGAVSMIPTTTGAAVAVSKVLPQLKGKLDGFSMRVPTPNVSCVDLVVELKADVTKDAINAALKEASENELKGILGYNELPLVSIDYNGNHNSSTVDGLSTMVLENSMVKVLAWYDNEIGYSTRLMDLALYIAQQGLNHK; the protein is encoded by the coding sequence ATGGCATTAAAGTTAGCAATTAATGGATTTGGACGTATTGGACGTTTAGTATTTCGTGAAGCAATGAAACATGATGAGTTTGAAGTAGTTGCAGTGAATGACTTAACAGATGCAGGTCAACTTGCACACTTATTAAAATACGATTCTGTACATGGTATTTATGATGCTGATGTCAATGCAGACGAAGATTCTTTCGTAGTGAATGGAAAAACAGTGAAAGTATACGCTGAAAAAGACCCAGCACAATTACCTTGGGGTGAGCTTGGCGTAGATGTTGTTCTTGAATGTACAGGTCGATTCCGCTCAATGGAAGAGGTAGGCAAACATATTGAAGCAGGTGCTAAAAAAGCAATTTTATCTGCTCCAGCTAAAGGCGATATGCCGACATTTGTAATGGGTGTTAACCACGAAGATTACAATCCAAAAACAGATGATGTCATTTCAAATGCATCTTGTACAACAAACTGTTTAGCGCCAGTAGCTAAAATTTTAGATGAGAAATTTGGCATTGAGCGCGGTATGATGACAACAATTCACTCATATACAAACGATCAACGTATCCTTGACTTCCCGCACTCTGATCCACGTCGTGCACGTGCAGGGGCAGTGTCAATGATTCCAACAACAACAGGAGCAGCAGTAGCCGTTTCGAAAGTATTACCTCAATTAAAAGGTAAGCTTGATGGATTCTCTATGCGTGTTCCTACACCGAACGTATCATGTGTGGATTTAGTTGTAGAACTGAAAGCAGATGTAACAAAAGATGCGATTAATGCGGCTTTAAAAGAAGCTTCTGAAAATGAGCTAAAAGGCATTTTAGGCTACAATGAGCTGCCATTAGTATCAATTGATTACAATGGCAACCATAACTCTTCAACTGTAGATGGCCTTTCCACAATGGTTTTAGAAAATAGTATGGTGAAAGTTCTTGCTTGGTATGACAATGAAATTGGTTACTCTACTCGTTTAATGGACCTTGCATTATATATCGCACAACAAGGGTTAAATCATAAATAA
- the secG gene encoding preprotein translocase subunit SecG, whose protein sequence is MHTAVLIALVIVSLALVVVVLLQSSKSAGLSGAISGGAEQLFGKQKARGMDLILHRATIVLSILFFLLAIAIAKI, encoded by the coding sequence ATGCATACAGCAGTATTAATAGCTTTAGTTATCGTATCATTAGCATTGGTTGTCGTAGTTTTATTACAATCTAGTAAAAGTGCAGGCTTGTCAGGTGCCATCTCGGGTGGAGCTGAACAACTATTTGGAAAGCAAAAAGCACGTGGTATGGATTTAATTCTTCACCGTGCAACAATTGTTTTATCAATTTTATTCTTTCTTTTAGCAATCGCTATTGCAAAAATATAA
- a CDS encoding glutaredoxin family protein, with protein MNVKFFSRLHCELCVEGLRTLKLVQEELDFSIDIIDIEKDDAVHEKYMLMIPVVEKDGEVIQYGNLDYVTLMEHLCSE; from the coding sequence ATGAATGTGAAATTTTTTAGTCGTTTGCATTGTGAGCTTTGTGTAGAAGGCTTACGTACATTAAAGCTTGTTCAAGAAGAACTGGATTTCTCAATTGACATCATCGATATAGAAAAAGACGATGCAGTACACGAAAAATATATGCTGATGATACCCGTTGTTGAAAAGGACGGAGAAGTCATCCAATATGGCAATTTAGACTATGTAACGTTGATGGAACATTTGTGCAGTGAATAA
- the tpiA gene encoding triose-phosphate isomerase, translating into MRKPIIAGNWKMYKTFEEAIQFVDSLQDNLPANDKVDAVICAPALFLPTLVQIASESELAIGAQTMHYENEGAFTGEISPAQLASVEVDYVILGHSERREYYNETDEAINKKVAAALSHNIVPIICCGETLEEREAGTTEQKVAGQITAALAGFAAQDVEHMVLAYEPIWAIGTGKTATAEDANQVCGAIRAVVEKLYDNATAEAVRIQYGGSVKPDNIKELLSKEHIDGALVGGASLQADSYLKLLEAAANA; encoded by the coding sequence ATGCGTAAACCAATTATTGCAGGTAACTGGAAAATGTATAAAACATTTGAAGAGGCAATACAGTTTGTCGATAGCTTGCAGGATAATCTCCCTGCCAATGACAAAGTAGATGCTGTTATTTGTGCACCGGCACTTTTTCTACCAACACTAGTGCAAATCGCTAGTGAATCTGAGCTAGCAATTGGTGCTCAAACAATGCATTACGAAAACGAAGGTGCGTTTACAGGCGAAATTAGTCCAGCGCAGCTTGCAAGTGTTGAGGTTGACTATGTAATATTAGGACACTCTGAGCGACGTGAATATTATAACGAAACTGATGAAGCTATCAATAAAAAGGTGGCAGCAGCGCTTTCACATAATATCGTGCCAATTATTTGTTGTGGTGAAACATTGGAAGAACGTGAGGCAGGTACGACAGAGCAAAAAGTAGCTGGCCAAATTACAGCAGCGCTTGCAGGCTTTGCCGCACAGGATGTAGAGCATATGGTTCTTGCCTATGAGCCTATTTGGGCAATCGGTACAGGTAAAACAGCAACAGCAGAAGATGCTAACCAAGTATGTGGTGCTATTCGTGCAGTTGTTGAAAAATTATATGATAACGCAACAGCAGAGGCTGTGCGTATTCAATACGGCGGTAGCGTAAAGCCTGATAATATTAAAGAATTATTGTCAAAAGAGCATATCGATGGTGCGCTAGTCGGTGGTGCAAGCTTACAAGCTGATTCATATTTAAAATTATTGGAGGCGGCAGCAAATGCCTAA
- the eno gene encoding phosphopyruvate hydratase: MPFITQVYAREVLDSRGNPTVEVEVFTESGAFGRAIVPSGASTGEYEAVELRDGDKSRYLGKGVLKAVENVNTIIAQELEGSFSVLDQVVIDKALIELDGTENKGKLGANAILGVSMAVAHAAADYLDVPLYQYLGGFNSKQLPVPMMNILNGGAHADNNVDIQEFMVMPVGAENFRHALRMGAEIFHSLKAVLKDKGYNTAVGDEGGFAPNLGSNEEAITVILEAIEKAGYKAGEEVKLAMDVASSELFNKEDGKYHLDGEGVVKTSEEMVDWYEQLTSKYPIISIEDGLDENDWAGHKLLTDRIGARVQLVGDDLFVTNTKKLAAGIEQGVGNSILIKVNQIGTLTETFEAIEMAKRAGYTAVISHRSGESEDATIADIAVATNAGQIKTGAPSRTDRVAKYNQLLRIEDQLGATSEYLGLKTFYNLK; encoded by the coding sequence ATGCCATTTATTACACAAGTTTATGCGCGCGAAGTTTTAGACTCACGTGGGAACCCAACAGTAGAAGTTGAAGTATTTACAGAATCAGGTGCTTTTGGTCGCGCAATCGTGCCATCAGGTGCATCTACAGGTGAATACGAAGCGGTAGAATTACGCGATGGTGACAAATCACGTTACCTTGGCAAAGGTGTATTAAAAGCAGTCGAAAATGTTAACACAATTATTGCACAAGAATTAGAAGGTAGTTTCTCAGTTCTTGACCAAGTAGTAATCGACAAAGCTTTAATCGAGCTAGATGGCACAGAAAACAAAGGTAAACTAGGTGCAAACGCAATCCTAGGTGTTTCAATGGCAGTTGCACATGCTGCAGCAGATTATTTAGATGTACCTCTTTATCAATATCTTGGCGGTTTCAACTCAAAACAATTACCAGTACCGATGATGAACATCTTAAATGGTGGTGCACATGCGGATAACAACGTAGACATCCAAGAATTCATGGTAATGCCTGTTGGCGCTGAAAACTTCCGTCATGCATTACGTATGGGTGCTGAAATTTTCCATAGCTTAAAAGCTGTACTAAAAGACAAAGGCTACAACACAGCTGTAGGTGATGAAGGTGGTTTCGCACCAAATCTTGGTTCGAACGAAGAAGCAATCACTGTTATCCTTGAAGCAATCGAAAAAGCTGGCTACAAAGCTGGTGAAGAAGTGAAATTAGCAATGGACGTGGCATCTTCTGAATTATTCAACAAAGAAGATGGCAAATACCACTTAGATGGTGAGGGCGTTGTGAAAACTTCTGAAGAGATGGTGGACTGGTATGAACAGTTAACTTCGAAATACCCAATCATCTCAATCGAAGACGGCTTAGACGAAAACGACTGGGCTGGTCATAAATTATTAACAGACCGCATTGGCGCTCGCGTACAATTAGTAGGAGATGATTTATTCGTAACAAATACGAAAAAATTAGCTGCTGGTATTGAGCAAGGTGTTGGTAACTCAATTTTAATCAAAGTAAACCAAATCGGTACGCTTACAGAAACATTTGAAGCAATCGAAATGGCGAAACGTGCTGGTTACACAGCAGTTATCTCTCACCGTTCTGGTGAATCAGAAGATGCAACAATTGCTGATATCGCTGTTGCAACAAACGCTGGTCAAATTAAAACAGGTGCTCCATCTCGTACAGACCGCGTTGCAAAATACAACCAACTTCTGCGCATCGAAGATCAACTTGGTGCAACATCAGAATACCTTGGTTTAAAAACTTTTTATAACTTAAAATAA
- the rnr gene encoding ribonuclease R yields MTDKKDSLQSRLLEFFGEEEYKPLTVGEIEEEFGFEDAEEFKELVKTLVRMEGQGLVVRSRSNRYGLPERMNLLRGKFIGHAKGFGFVAPDVEGMDDVFIPPHEVNGAINGDIVLIRVLKESFGDRREGTITKVVERGQTSFVGTFQANRGFGFVVLDDKKLPMDIFIAKGDTLGAVDGHKVVVEIATWPEDLKSATGYITKILGHKNDPGVDILSILYKHDIPPEFPEEVVAAAQRVPDEISPADLEGRRDLRHETIVTIDGADAKDLDDAVTVTKNVDGTYKLGVHIADVSYYVTQGSVIDIEAYDRATSVYLTDRVIPMIPHRLSNGICSLNPQVDRLTLSCEMIIDGNGNVIAHEIFQSVIKTTERMTYKDVYKILEEQDEELIARYEPLVPMFNHMAELSKILRNKRELRGAIDFDFKESKVIVDEDGWPVDIELRERTVAEKLIEDFMLAANETVAEHFHWMNVPFLYRIHEDPKPEKLQRFFEFVTNFGILIKGTGNTVHPKALQDVLSAIEGMPEEPVISTMLLRSMQQAKYYPESIGHFGLSTDFYTHFTSPIRRYPDLVVHRLIRTYLINKDTSQETVAQWSMAMDEIADHTSERERRAVDAERDTDALKKAQYMSDKIGEEFEGIVSSVTNFGIFIELPNTIEGLVHISNMTDDYYRFDDRQMIMIGERTNRQFRIGDEVKVRVANVIIEESSIDFEIVGMVTSYGRTRKATPTVIHARKNYNDNKDGRSSRSSRSGSGGGKGRRDDEKQSRGDSTKRGERGGSDRDPRGRRKDSSSPGPKKGVKQKQKFYEGIAKKGKKKKTKRK; encoded by the coding sequence ATGACGGACAAAAAAGATTCACTACAAAGTCGATTACTCGAGTTTTTCGGTGAAGAAGAATATAAACCTTTAACCGTTGGAGAAATAGAAGAGGAGTTTGGGTTTGAGGACGCAGAAGAATTTAAGGAGCTCGTAAAAACGCTCGTACGCATGGAGGGGCAGGGCTTAGTTGTACGCTCACGCTCGAACCGTTACGGCTTACCAGAGCGCATGAATTTACTACGTGGTAAATTTATCGGCCACGCAAAAGGATTTGGCTTTGTCGCACCTGATGTTGAGGGCATGGACGATGTCTTCATTCCACCGCACGAAGTAAATGGTGCCATTAATGGCGACATAGTACTTATTCGTGTGTTAAAGGAATCATTTGGCGATCGCCGCGAAGGTACAATTACAAAAGTTGTAGAACGCGGGCAAACGTCATTTGTTGGAACATTCCAAGCAAATAGAGGCTTCGGCTTTGTCGTATTGGACGATAAAAAATTACCAATGGACATTTTCATTGCAAAAGGCGATACATTAGGCGCTGTTGATGGTCACAAAGTGGTCGTTGAAATTGCGACATGGCCAGAAGATTTAAAATCAGCAACAGGCTATATTACCAAAATTTTAGGACATAAAAATGACCCAGGTGTCGATATTTTATCTATCCTATATAAGCACGACATTCCACCAGAGTTCCCAGAAGAAGTGGTCGCTGCTGCACAACGAGTGCCAGATGAAATTTCACCAGCTGATTTAGAGGGGCGTCGTGATTTACGTCATGAGACAATCGTCACAATCGATGGTGCAGATGCAAAAGATTTAGATGATGCTGTAACCGTAACAAAAAATGTAGATGGTACCTACAAGCTTGGCGTACATATTGCCGATGTCAGCTATTACGTAACACAAGGCTCTGTAATAGACATTGAAGCATATGACCGCGCGACAAGTGTATATTTAACAGACCGTGTTATTCCAATGATTCCACATCGACTATCAAACGGTATTTGTTCTTTAAATCCACAGGTAGATCGACTAACGCTATCGTGTGAAATGATTATTGATGGCAATGGTAATGTCATTGCGCATGAAATTTTCCAAAGTGTTATTAAAACGACAGAGCGTATGACGTACAAAGACGTGTACAAAATTTTAGAGGAACAAGATGAAGAACTAATTGCTCGCTATGAGCCACTTGTACCGATGTTTAACCATATGGCAGAGCTATCAAAAATTTTACGCAATAAACGTGAGCTACGTGGTGCCATTGACTTTGACTTTAAAGAGTCAAAAGTGATTGTCGATGAGGATGGATGGCCAGTCGATATTGAACTACGTGAACGAACTGTAGCAGAGAAATTAATTGAAGATTTCATGCTTGCTGCCAACGAAACGGTTGCAGAACATTTCCATTGGATGAATGTTCCGTTCCTATACCGTATTCACGAAGATCCAAAGCCAGAAAAGCTACAACGCTTCTTTGAATTCGTAACGAACTTCGGTATTTTAATTAAAGGTACAGGCAATACGGTGCATCCAAAAGCATTGCAAGATGTTTTATCAGCGATTGAAGGCATGCCAGAAGAACCTGTTATTTCAACGATGCTACTACGCTCTATGCAACAAGCGAAGTACTATCCAGAAAGCATCGGTCACTTCGGTTTATCGACTGATTTCTATACACATTTCACATCACCAATTCGTCGTTACCCTGACTTAGTTGTCCACCGTTTAATTCGCACGTACTTAATTAATAAAGACACGTCACAAGAAACGGTTGCACAGTGGTCGATGGCAATGGATGAAATTGCCGACCATACATCAGAACGCGAACGTCGTGCAGTCGATGCAGAACGTGATACAGACGCACTGAAAAAAGCACAATATATGTCTGATAAAATCGGCGAAGAGTTCGAAGGCATCGTTTCTTCTGTTACAAACTTCGGTATCTTTATCGAGCTACCAAATACGATTGAAGGCCTCGTGCACATTAGCAATATGACGGACGATTACTATCGCTTCGATGATCGCCAAATGATTATGATTGGTGAACGTACGAACCGCCAATTCCGCATCGGTGATGAAGTAAAAGTACGCGTCGCAAACGTTATTATAGAGGAGTCATCGATTGACTTTGAAATCGTAGGAATGGTAACTTCTTATGGAAGAACAAGAAAAGCAACACCTACAGTTATTCATGCACGCAAAAACTATAATGATAATAAAGATGGCCGCAGCAGCCGTAGCAGT
- a CDS encoding alpha/beta hydrolase → MNKSLSQPFFFQAGPRAVLLLHGFTGSSADVRMLGRYLEKKGYTTLAPHYKGHGVQPEELITTGPTDWWQDVKAAYQQLQDAGYEEIAVAGLSLGGVMALNVALNNPVKGIVTMCAPMTMRTTDVMFEGVLKYAKEYKKFEGKTDAEIDAEVSLIADKGMPSLQQLREFIAQTRKEIDMIYAPIFVVQATNDEVIETESANIIYNQTESLEKYIKWYENSKHVITLDQEKDQLHEDIYRFLEGLNWAH, encoded by the coding sequence ATGAACAAATCATTATCTCAGCCATTTTTCTTTCAAGCAGGACCGCGTGCAGTGTTATTATTACACGGATTTACTGGTAGCTCTGCAGATGTGCGTATGCTTGGTAGATATTTAGAGAAAAAAGGGTATACTACATTAGCGCCTCATTATAAAGGGCACGGTGTGCAACCTGAAGAACTTATTACAACAGGACCAACTGATTGGTGGCAAGATGTTAAAGCGGCGTACCAACAATTACAAGATGCTGGCTATGAGGAAATTGCCGTAGCAGGGCTATCACTTGGCGGTGTGATGGCTTTAAATGTAGCACTTAACAATCCTGTAAAGGGCATTGTAACAATGTGTGCACCAATGACAATGCGCACAACAGACGTAATGTTTGAAGGCGTATTGAAATATGCCAAGGAATATAAAAAATTTGAAGGCAAAACCGACGCAGAAATTGATGCAGAAGTGTCGTTAATCGCTGACAAAGGTATGCCATCATTACAACAACTTCGTGAGTTTATTGCGCAGACTCGAAAAGAAATAGATATGATTTATGCCCCTATTTTTGTCGTACAGGCGACAAATGATGAGGTAATAGAGACAGAATCTGCCAACATTATATATAATCAAACTGAGTCACTAGAAAAATATATCAAGTGGTATGAAAACTCAAAACACGTTATAACATTAGATCAAGAAAAAGATCAATTACATGAAGATATTTATCGTTTTTTAGAAGGCCTAAATTGGGCACACTAA
- a CDS encoding sugar-binding transcriptional regulator, producing the protein MLTVPEAQQRLLPEMNPLLQSRYRILQSVQLMQPIGRRTLAESLKMTEREIRKETDILRDQGLLDSQKSGMVCTSDGELVIEQLRALVYEWSGLTQLGKTLENHLGLQHVLVVPGDYNDDETVLTLLGKEAAQQFLSTIANEQVVAVTGGKSVASLAQFLQPVDGNHNVTFVAARGGIGHEMQMQANTLVATFAMQMEAQYRTLFLPEHLSEQAYQAMLTEPMVTEIMAYYDRADCVIHGIGSAEEMAIRRNSSAEDLRILEEKGAVSEAFGYYFNAEGDIVHRIRTIGIQLEQVEKCKHIIAVAAGKQKVNAMLSYFKVAPKQTIFITDEAAAKAIAERLL; encoded by the coding sequence ATGTTAACTGTTCCTGAGGCACAGCAAAGACTACTTCCAGAAATGAATCCACTTCTACAATCGAGATACCGTATTTTGCAATCGGTTCAGTTAATGCAACCAATTGGGAGACGAACACTAGCGGAGTCACTCAAAATGACAGAGCGTGAAATCCGTAAAGAAACAGATATTTTACGTGATCAAGGGTTATTAGATTCCCAAAAGTCGGGTATGGTATGTACGAGTGATGGTGAATTAGTTATTGAACAGCTTAGAGCATTAGTATATGAATGGTCTGGTCTAACGCAGCTTGGTAAAACGCTCGAAAACCATTTAGGACTACAGCATGTGCTAGTTGTTCCAGGTGATTATAACGATGACGAAACCGTATTAACATTGCTTGGAAAAGAGGCGGCACAGCAATTTCTTTCGACTATTGCTAATGAGCAAGTTGTAGCTGTTACTGGAGGAAAGTCAGTCGCTTCGCTAGCGCAGTTTTTACAACCAGTCGATGGTAACCACAATGTAACATTTGTTGCTGCTCGTGGCGGAATCGGACATGAAATGCAAATGCAGGCTAATACACTCGTTGCAACATTTGCTATGCAGATGGAAGCCCAGTACCGTACATTGTTTTTACCTGAGCATTTAAGTGAACAGGCATATCAGGCAATGTTAACGGAGCCAATGGTGACAGAAATCATGGCTTATTATGACCGTGCTGATTGCGTTATTCATGGTATCGGCTCTGCTGAAGAAATGGCGATTCGTCGTAATTCATCAGCCGAAGATTTGCGTATTCTCGAGGAAAAAGGGGCTGTCAGTGAGGCGTTCGGTTATTATTTTAACGCCGAAGGAGACATTGTGCATCGTATTCGTACGATTGGCATTCAACTTGAACAAGTTGAAAAATGTAAGCATATTATTGCGGTTGCAGCAGGAAAACAAAAGGTGAATGCAATGCTATCTTACTTTAAGGTAGCGCCGAAGCAGACGATTTTTATAACAGATGAGGCTGCTGCGAAAGCAATCGCTGAACGTTTACTGTAA